In Bufo gargarizans isolate SCDJY-AF-19 chromosome 5, ASM1485885v1, whole genome shotgun sequence, the following are encoded in one genomic region:
- the LOC122938064 gene encoding zinc finger protein 766-like has translation MEEKGENPASDSQSSDDLVTRTQAPDKQPSLTPGTGQQPPVIQLGGLQYLILAAGQPVTALHGAGINVVPIGNNISILQANGLQMPFIQTEGSPSLAGLPAGVKPTTSQARSLQPQILQLGGLQPSAVQAGTSVQTLGLKPQPYQLSGLQAQSSRLQPATVQIGPTGQPIGLVQSQSFQPNEYQIHPIISNEVQSYGIPPVSYELTAQTTSVKQVNRQPQDTRRKGAKSKPELVTYVDVTCSAYSIPKVKHTSTNTTNLNKSIATQADIPLRNKSQGVQCPEGGSSYLRTHHTFQESSTQAEQTAWGSHAAVQDGDPALQRSVMFVQDMGTVANALPAYEAWEADQLFLEDLQRIDRHRYMLYEPGQIQFDDVAIYFSKDEWEYLSEEDKDLYMEMMVKNYRTLHSLGWITVKPPLITMMEQGEDLYEKYPKDLGSSQIPGIARRDLTGMKTVNSIEENYNLHKFSERLTKTIDDFLTFCIEQTEDIMSGAATDLYAHPYGSGPFCEVNPLLGRKPAVDEKPFRCCKCERRFKRFCGLVLHQKSHALENGFSCFQCSMPFKNAKALLKHELTHTGEKPFICSRCGRRYASQQALDNHLGVTLKKNPYVCSECGKRFAKKYALHKHEMIHNRNKPFLCSICGKGFMEEEDFSEHQRIHMEEQIHICDFCGKRFSSKTSYDKHRQEHIGSQLLPDFEQQGQLLLLKQIQEGASVLPKELELQS, from the exons ATGGAGGAAAAGGGTGAAAATCCGGCTTCTGACTCGCAGAGCAGTGACGACTTGGTGACAAGGACACAGGCACCTGACAAACAGCCATCTCTAACGCCAGGCACTGGTCAGCAGCCCCCCGTTATACAGCTTGGTGGTCTTCAGTACTTGAtcctggctgcagggcagccggTCACTGCATTACATGGAGCAGGGATTAATGTAGTGCCGATTGGGAATAACATATCTATACTACAAGCCAATGGTCTCCAAATGCCCTTTATTCAGACAGAGGGTTCTCCATCCTTGGCAGGTCTGCCCGCTGGGGTTAAGCCTACCACAAGCCAAGCCAGGAGCCTGCAACCTCAGATACTCCAGCTTGGCGGACTTCAGCCTTCTGCAGTTCAGGCTGGCACTTCAGTTCAGACCCTTGGACTTAAGCCACAACCTTACCAGCTCAGTGGACTCCAGGCACAGTCAAGTAGGCTCCAGCCAGCCACAGTCCAGATTGGTCCAACAGGTCAGCCCATTGGGCTTGTTCAGTCGCAGTCCTTCCAGCCTAATGAATACCAAATACACCCGATCATCTCAAATGAGGTTCAAAGCTATGGAATCCCACCTGTCTCTTATGAACTGACTGCGCAAACCACCTCAGTGAAGCAAGTGAACAGACAGCCTCAGGACACCAGGAGAAAGGGTGCAAAGTCTAAACCTGAGTTGGTTACGTACGTGGATGTCACATGTAGTGCTTACAGTATTCCCAAAGTGAAACAtacctccaccaacaccaccaaccTCAATAAGAGTATTGCCACTCAGGCAGACATCCCCTTGAGAAATAAAAGCCAAGGTGTCCAATGTCCAGAAGGTGGGAGCTCATATCTTCGAACTCATCACACCTTCCAGGAAAGCTCTACACAGGCGGAGCAGACGGCCTGGGGTAGTCACGCTGCTGTTCAAGATGGCGATCCGGCCCTCCAAAGGAGTGTTATGTTTGTACAGGACATGGGAACGGTGGCAAATGCATTACCTGCCTATGAAGCTTGGGAGGCCGATCAGTTATTCCTGGAGGACCTTCAGAGAATAGACAGGCACAGATATATGTTGTACGAGCCT GGTCAGATTCAGTTTGATGACGTGGCCATCTACTTCTCCAAGGATGAGTGGGAATATTTGAGCGAAGAAGACAAAGACCTCTACATGGAGATGATGGTGAAGAATTACCGCACCCTCCACTCTCTCG GATGGATCACTGTCAAGCCACCACTGATAACTATGATGGAACAAGGAGAAGATCTCTATGAAAAGTACCCCAAAGACTTGGGAAGTTCTCAGATTCCTGGAATCGCCAGAAGAG ATTTAACCGGCATGAAGACTGTAAATTCCATTGAAGAGAACTATAATCTACACAAGTTCTCCGAACGGTTGACAAAAACCATTGATGATTTTCTAACCTTCTGCATAGAGCAAACTGAAGATATAATGTCAGGGGCCGCAACAGACCTTTATGCGCACCCGTATGGATCGGGGCCATTTTGTGAAGTGAACCCATTGCTCGGCCGAAAGCCAGCTGTAGATGAGAAACCATTCAggtgctgcaagtgtgaaaggcgCTTCAAGCGTTTTTGTGGCCTTGTCTTGCACCAGAAATCTCACGCTTTGGAGAACGGCTTCTCTTGTTTTCAGTGCAGCATGCCGTTCAAGAATGCAAAAGCCTTGTTGAAGCACGAGTTGACTCATACTGGAGAAAAACCATTTATATGCTCCAGATGCGGGAGACGTTATGCTTCCCAACAGGCCCTCGATAACCATCTTGGAGTAACCTTGAAAAAGAATCCATATgtttgctcagaatgtgggaaacgcTTTGCTAAAAAGTACGCCCTTCACAAACATGAAATGATACACAACCGAAATAAACCTTTTTTGTGCTCCATCTGTGGTAAAGGcttcatggaggaggaggactttagcgaacatcagagaattcacatggAAGAACAGATACACATATGCGATTTCTGCGGAAAGCGATTCAGTAGCAAGACAAGCTATGACAAGCATCGGCAGGAGCACATAGGCTCACAGTTACTTCCTGATTTTGAACAGCAAGGTCAGCTTCTTCTCCTCAAGCAAATTCAGGAAGGCGCGTCTGTCCTGCCAAAGGAACTGGAACTCCAAAGCTGA